GGCTGCGACTGTCCGAGCTGCGCGATGAGCCGTTCATCGCCAACCCGGTGACCTACAACCTGCGCCAGCTCACCGAAACATGGTGCGAACAAGCGGGTTTCACCCCGCGCATAGCTGTCGAGATCACCGAGTTCGCCACCATGCACGAACTGATCGGCCGGGGCCTCGGCATCGCGCTGCTCCCCCACGACGAACGCGGCGCACCGGATACCGTCGAGGTCGCGTTGACCCCGTCCGGTTATGAACGTCAGATCGCGCTGGCCTGGGGCCCGACCGCGGTGACCCCGGCCGCGCGGCGGTTGACCAGCTTCCTGCGGGAGCGTTACTGATCAGCTGGGAACGTTGGCCTTCACCGTTTCCAGTGCCGCGGCGGTCAGCCGGGCCAGCTCCTGCGCTTCGGCGGCATCGAGCGCCTCGTCGACGAGTTCGGCCATCCGGCGGTTGGTGGCCCGCTCGGCGTCCTCGTAGCGGTCCTTCTTGTCCGCGCCGTCGGCGTATGGTTCGGGCCAGCCGAACATCGCCGCGTACTTGGGGCCCTTGTTGAGCATGTGCGCTTCGATCGGGCTGACACCGGCCAGACTGAGCGCATTGAAGTGCAGTCCGGCGCGCAGCTCGCGGAGCACGAACATCACCTGCAGGGCCCGCGCCGGCGCATCCTCGGCCAGTGGCATCGCGCGCCAGCCGGCGAACAACGGCGACGCAGCGATGGGTGCCACCGCGATGAGCTTCTCGCCGAGCGCGGCGATGCGGTCCACGCCCTGTGCGTCGGCCAGATACTTGCGGCCGAATTCTGCTGCCTGGTTCCAGTACACCTCAGCCGCACCGGCAGCACCGCGCACCGCGATGCCCTCCTCCCACATGGCCGACAGGCCGGCGGGTTCGAACACCGCGAAAGCCGCACTGACGGTGGCACCGGTTGCGTCACCGAGGACTCCACCGCGGCCCGCCACGTAGCCGGCCAGCGGGTTCTCATAGCCGGCGGCGACACTCTCCCCGTAGGTCTGCGGGTGCAGCATGAACACGGCCACGGCCTGCTCGATGGCAGCTCCCGCGGTCGCAGTGGTTTCAATGAGATCGGCGGCGCTCAATCGAATCATCTCCTGAGTAATTCAGCGGTGTCAGAGACGAACATTAGCCCGCCGGCCGGGCCTCAGAAATTTCTTTGGCCTCTTTCGTCCCTGCTGTCACATCCTGTCAGGGTTTGTCGGTGGTCGCACGTATGTTCGAACTATGAGCAGGGATGTGGTGCAGGGTCGGGAGGCGGTGCAGCATGCACTCTCCGATCACGCCGCGTCCACCAAAGCCTTGCTGGATGCCGACTTCACCGTGTTCGACACCGCGGAGTTGTTGGCCATCCAATCCGAACGCGAACTGCGGGCGCGCGCGGACGAGATGATCGGGCACCGGATCCAGGCCGCGCTGATGGACCGGGCCACCGCGCATGAGATCGGCGGGAAGTCCTGGGTCGATGTGCTGGCCACCCGGATGCGGATCAGCCGTGCCGAGGCCGCCCGCCGGGTGTCGGGCGCCGAAGTGCTTGGCCCGCGCCACGCCATCGGCGGGGAGGTATTGGAGCCGGTGCTGGCGGCCTGTGCCGCCGCGTTGGCCGACGGAGCGATCTGTGCGGGGCACATCAAGGTGGTCCGGGCGATAATGAAGACCGCGTGCGGCCGGATGACTGGTACCGAGTTGGCGGACCTGGAGGTGTCGCTGGTCGCCGCGGCCAAGACCACGACCCCGGAAACCCTGGAAAAGGCCGCCGAACGGGTGCTCTACAAACTCAACCAGGACGGCCATGGCCCCGATGTCGCGCGGCATAAGCGGGGCATCACCCTGGGCCCGCAGGATGCCGACGGGCTGGTGCGCATCACCGGCTGGGTCGATGCGGAGTTGGCGGCGTATCTGGGCACCGCGCAAGAGGTGTGGGGCCGGCCCGGGGTCAACAACCCCGATGACGCTGAGCCCCAGCTCAATCCGGACCCGAACCCGCTCGAAGACGAACCCGGGCCGGCGTGCGATCCGGAGGGCGAAGAAGAACCCGCGGGCGCCGACAGTGAAGACGACGCGGCCGATGAGGGACTCGCGGATCCGGCCGGTGAAGAGCCCTTCGCCGACGCTGACACAGCAGAAGATCCCGATCCCAACCACCCCGCCGACTTCGGTGCCCTGGCCGACCTGGCCGCCGGTGATACCCGCACCCGGGCCCAACGTTTGCACGATGCCGTCAAGGCGATCCTGCGTGATGCCCTGATGGCCAAGAGCCTCGGCCAACACAACGGCATCCCGGTCACCATCGTGGTCTCCACGACGTTGGCGGAATTGGAGGCAGGCGCCGGGATCGCGGTCACCGGGACCGGCACCCTGATGCCCATGCCGGATCTGATCCGCCTCGCCGAACAGGCGTACCACTACCTGGTGGTGTACCGAAAACACACCGCCGAACCGCTCTACCTCGGGCGCACCAAACGCCTGGCCAGCAAGGCCCAACGCCTACTGCTCTACAACCGCGACCGCGGCTGCACCCGGCCCGGCTGCACCAAAGCCGCGTGTCAGTGCCAGGCCCATCACGCCGAACCCAGCTGGAACAACGGCGGACTCACCGACGCCCCCACCCTGGCCCTGGGCTGCGGCCCCGACAACCGGCTCGCCGAAATGGGCTGGACCACCAGCATCGACCACGACACCGGGCGCACCCACTGGCACCCACCCCCACTGATGGACACCGGCGGTGACACCCTCAACCACCACTTCCACCCCGAAGAACTCCTCCCACCGGAGGAGCAGGACGACGGTGACCGATGACGGTCAGTCGTCGGAAGGCTTCACCGCCAGAACGGGTTTCGGGCATTCCAGGATCAGCTTCTGCGCGACGCTACCGAGCAACAGCTTGCCCACCGGGCTACGGTGCCGGATGCCGATGACCAGTAACTGCGCGGCCGGGCGGTCCATCGCCGCCAGTAGTTCCGCGGCCGCGTCCACACCGACCGGCTGCGCCAGCTCGAACGACACACCGCACTCCTCCAGGAGGGCCTCCAGGTCGTGGACCTCGCCGGCACCGGCAAAGCGCGAGTCCACGTACGACTCCCCCGACGTCGAGTTGATCACCAACAGGTCGGTGTCGCGCAGTTTCGCCTCCGCGATGCCGTGCTCGAGCGCGGCATAACCGAATTGGTCTGCGGTGTACCCGATCACAATCATGAGTTCGCAGCCTTTTCCTTCTGGTCCCGGTCATCCTCGACGATCAACAGCGTCTCCTCACTGCGATGCATCAGCCGCAGCACCAGCGGCGCCAGCAGCAGCAGCGCCATCAGCACGTAGGTGACGATCGCCACCGGTTCGGTGAACAGATTGCTCCAGTCCCCGCCGCCGAGTTGCAGACTCTGCCGCAGCTGCCGCTCGATCCGCGGACCCAGGATCACCCCGATGATCAACGGCAGCACCGGAAGCCCGAACCGGCGCATCATCAGCCCCATCAATCCGAAGATCAGCAGCAACAACAGATCCAGCGGCTGCAGGTTCACCGCGAACGCCCCCAGCGCGGCGAAGAACAAGATGCCCGCATACAGGTAGGGCCGCGGCGTACGCAGTAGTTTGGCCCACAGCGGCGCGAGCGGCAGGTTCAGCGCCAGCAGCATGGCGTTGCCGATGAACAGGCTCGCGATCAGCGTCCAGATCAGCAGCGGTTCCTTGTCGAACAGCGTCGGGCCGGGCTGGATCCCGTAGGACACAAACGCCGTCAGCATCACCGCCGCGGTGGCATTGGTGGGCAGACCGAGCGACAACATCGGCACCAAAGTCCCTGCGGCCGAGGCATTGTTGGCCGCCTCCGGCCCGGCTACACCCTCGATGGCGCCCTTGCCGAACTCCTCGGGATGCTTGGACAGCTTCTTCTCGGTGATGTAGCTCAGGAAGGTCGGCAACTCCGCGCCACCGGCGGGCAAGGCGCCGAACGGGAACCCGTACGCCGTCCCGCGCAGCCACGGCTTCCAGGACCGCTTCCAATCACTGCGCCCCATCCACGGCCGCCCGACCGGGATGACATCGGCGGGACGACGGCGCAGATGCGCCGCCACCCACAGCGCCTCACCGACCGCGAACACCGCCACCGCGATGACCACGATGTCGATGCCGTCGGCCAGCAGTGGCACCCCGAAGGTGGCGCGCGGTTGACCGGTCAGCGAGTCGATGCCGACGATGCCGATCGCCAGGCCCAGCAGCAGCGAGATCAGCCCGCGGACCTTCGAGGATCCCAGCACCGCAGTCACCGCGACCAGCGCGAACAGCATGATCGCCAGATAGGACGGCGCGCCCAGGGTGACCGCGAATCGGGAGACCGCCGGCGCGAAGGCGGCCAGCAGCACGGTGCCGATGGCCCCCGCGATGAACGAGCCGATGGCGGCGGTGGCCAGTGCCTGCGCGGCGCGACCGGCCTTGGCCATCTTGTTGCCCTCGATCGCGGTGATCACCGACGACGATTCACCGGGTGTGTTCAGCAGGATCGACGTGGTCGACCCGCCGTACATACCGCCGTAGAAGATTCCGGCGAACATGATGAACGCCGCACTGGGGCTGACGTTGTAGGTGATCGGCAGCAGCAGTGCCACCGTCATCGCCGGACCGATGCCGGGCAGCACCCCGACCGCGGTCCCCAGCAGCACGCCGATCGCGGCGTACAGCAGGTTCATCGGTGTGGCCGCCTCGGCGAACCCCTGTAGCAGCCAGTCGAAATTCTCCATCTACAGAATCCCATCCAGGATGCCTGCGGGCAGCGGGATTCCGAGCCCGGAATAGAACGCGTAGAAGCTGACCAGCGCCAGCACCACACCGATCGCGATGTTGCGCAGGTAATGCCGGCTGCCCAGCACGGTGGCGCAGCCGGCGAAGAACAGTGCGCTGGTGATCGCCCAGCCGAGCGGGTTCACCAAGACGATCAGCATGACGAACAGACCGATCAGCAGGCCCACCGTCCGCCAGTCGCTGGGCATGTCGGGGTCGACGTCCTCCCCCGCGTCCGCCTCGCCGGTGGAGCCACGCGGGATCGCGATGGCCAGGATGACCGCCATCACCAGCAGGCCCACCCCGATGACGATCGGGAAGAAGCGCGGCCCAACGGGATCCACCTCGGCGTAACCGCCCGGCATGGTCAGCGCGTCGTAGAGCAGAAATGCACCGACGGCCACCATCACCACACAGACGACGTACTGCGCGTAGTCGGGCCGTACCCGCGCGGCCACTTCCGGTTCGGTACTCACACCAGCCCCAGATCCGTCAGCGTGGTCTCGACGCGCCGGTCCTGCTCGGCCAGGAACTCCTCGAATGCGGGCCCGGTCAGGAAGGCATCGGTCCAGCCGTTCTTCACCAGCGCCTCCTTCCATGCGTCGGTCGCGTGCAGCTCTTCCAGGATCTTCACCATGGCCGCCCGGTCCTCATCCGAAATGCCGGGCGGGGCAAGGATTCCGCGCCAGTTGGTGAACGTCAGGTCGATGCCGGCCTCGCGCAGGGTGGGCGCGTCGACGCCTTCGACCCGTTCGTCCCCGGACACCGCGAGCACCCGCACCTGACCGGATTCGATCTGGTCGACGTACTCACCGAGCCCCGAGGTGCCGGCCGCGATCTTGTTGCCCAGCAGGGCCGTCAGCAGATCGCCGCCGCCGTCGTAGGAGACGAAGTTGACCTTGGTCGGATCCACGCCGACGGCCTTGGCGGTCTCCATCGGGAACAGGTGGTCCGGGCCACCGGGGTTGGAACCCCCGCCGACGGTGACCTTGGTGGGATCGGCCTTCCACGCCGCGACGAAGTCCCCCACCGTCCTGAACGGCGAGTCAGCGGGCACCAGGATGCCTTCCTGCTCCTCGACCATCTTGGCCAGGGCGGTGGCGTCCGAGGCGCGCGCCGTCGAACCGTTGGTGAAGACGGCCCCCACCACCCCCAGCCCCATCATCATCATCAGGTCGCCGTTACCGCGCTCGTTCATCAACCGGGCCATCGCGACCGTGCCACCCGCGCCGATCACGTTGAACACCTCGACGCGGCCGGTGATCTCGTCGTCCTCCATGATCTTGACCGCGGTGCGCGCGGTGAGGTCGTAGCCGCCACCGGGGCTGTTGGGCACCATCATGCGCAGCCGGTGCAGCCCGGTCTCCTCTCCGCGGGTCACCCCGCAGCCGGTAAGCAGGAGCGCAGCGATCAGGGCGATCAGCAGGCCCCGTGTCGCATGACGCCGTTCGAACATGTCGTCCCCAATCACTTGTGTGTGATGCTCAGCAATACTGAACACCGACCGTGACCCAGGTCACTCATGTGGACGCAAAGGAAGTTGTGGTCATTAAGAACACGAGCTGGAGCCGCAGCCTCGCCGGGCAGTTCCTGGCGTTTCAGCTGGTGGTGGTCGCCATCGTGCTGATCGCGGTGGCGGCCGTCTCGGTGGCGCAGTCGACCAGCGAGTTCCGCGAGGTCCGCGGCCTGCGGATGATCGCGGTGGCCGAGAACATGGCCTCGACGCCGATCGTGCGGGACCGGTACTCCGATCCGTTCGCGGACGAGTTCCTCGCGCCCGAGGTCGACCGGGCGGTGGCGCTGTCCGGCGCCAGCCTGGCCGAGATCCTCGGCCCGGACGGCACCGTGCGGGCCTCGTCCGACCCGGCCCGCATCGGGGCGCAGACCGACCTGGGTCCCAGCCGCGCCGACGAGGGCCGGGCCTGGTTCGGGGACGCCGAGGTGGACGGCATGCACAGTCTGATCGGGCAGGTGCCGATCCTGTCCAGCGACGGTGACGTGCTGGCGGTCGCCTCGGTCAGCGAGGGCTATCCCTCGCTGTGGCAGTCCCTTGCCGGCGCCGGGGAACGCCTGGTGGTGTACCTGGGCCTGGGTGCGCTGCTGGGGATGGCGGCGTCCTGGCTGTTGTCGCGGCGCATCAAACGGCACACCCGCGGGCTGGAGGTCGCCGAGATCGCCGGCCTGGCCGATCATCGGGAAGCGTTGCTGCACAGCATCCGTGAGGGAGTGGTGGCGGTGAACCCGGATGGGGTGATCACGGTGCTCAACGACAGCGCCCAGGATCTGCTCGGGATCGGCGCCGACGCCGTGGGCCGGCGCGCCGACGAGGTCGGGCTGGAACAGGCCGTCGTGGACTTCCTGCTGTCCCAGGCGAACAACCCGAACGGAAACGGTGCCGACGAGAACGATGTGGTGATCGCCACCCGCAGCCGGGTGCTGGCACTGAATCGGCGCGCGGCCAACAGCCAGGGGCGGCGCATCGGTACCGTGACCACGATGCGCGACAGCACCGAGTTGGCGGCCCTGCAGGCCCAGTTGTCCTCGCACCGCAGCGTCACCGACACCCTGCGGGCGCAGACCCACGAATTCGCCAATCAGTTGCACACCATCTCCGGGCTGGTCCAGCTCGGAGAGTTCGATGCGGTGCACGAGCTGGTCGGCACCCTGACCCGGCGCCGGGCAGAAATCAACGACGCTGTCACGCAACGGGTTTCCGACCCCGCGGTGGCCGCACTACTGATCGCGAAGACCTCGCTGGCCGGGGAGAGCGGGGTGACGTTGACCCTCGACGAGGACAGTCGGCTGCGCGCCCTGCCACCCGCCCTGGCCACCGATGTGATCACCGTGCTGGGCAATCTGATCGACAATGCCGTGGACGCCTCGGTGGGTTCGGCGTCCGCTCGGGTGACCGTCCGGATCGAGGACACCGACGGTCTGCTGATCGCGGTGACCGATTCGGGTCCCGGTGTGCCGCTGGCGCTTCGGGAATCGGTGTTCGCCCGCGGGGTGACCTCCAAACCCGACGGCGCCGGCGGGCCCGCGGAGAAGCGAGGGATCGGGCTGGCGCTCGTACGGCTGGTGACCGCCCAGCACGGCGGGCACGCGCAGATCGGTGACGCCCCCGGCGGCGGCGCGTCGTTCGTGGTGCGGCTACCGGCATCAGCTTTGGCCACGGGGGCACTGGGGGCGCCCCGTGCGTGAGGTGCTGATCGTCGACGACGATTTCATGGTGGCCGAGATCCACCGGCGGTTCGTCGAACGCATCGAGGGCTTTGATCCGGTCGCGGTGGCGCGCACCGGCGCCGAGGCGCTCTCCGCCGCACAGGAGCACCAGCCGGACCTGATCCTGCTGGATGTGTACCTGCCCGATATGACGGGCCTGGATGTGCTGCACCGGCTTCGGGCCGAGGGAGATCATGTCGGCGTCATCATGATCACCGCGGCCCGCGAGCTGGACACCGTCCGCGGGGCACTGGATGGCGGCGCGGCCGATTACCTGATCAAGCCCTTCGAGTTCGCCCAGTTGCAGGCCAAGCTGGCCGCCTTCGCCGCCCGGGCGGATGCGTTGGCCGCCGACGGCGGCGCCGACCAGTCGATGATCGACGCCCTGTTCGGCGGCCCGGCCGCGGCCCCCACGGCGGAGGCACTGCCCAAGGGGCTCGGCGCGGAGACCGGACGGCTGGTCCTGGAGGCGGTCGGCCGGGCCCAGGAGGTCTCCGCGGCCGAATGCGCAGACCTGGTCGGGATCTCCCGGGTCAGCGCCCGCCGCTACCTGGAGCACTATCTCGCCGCCGGCCTGCTGGAACTGCGTCTGCAGTACGGCGCGGGCCGCCCGGAGCGCCGTTACCGCCCGGCCGGGTGACCGCCCGCATCCCGGATAACGGGATGCCACTCGCGACGGTGTGCCAAGATCCGCGGATGACGACCGCTACCCGGTACGCCCTCGCCATGCTGACGACCCTCTCCCTGCTGGCGGGATGCTCGGCCGCCGACGAACCGCAGAACCCGGCGCGCCCGGATTCCGCCGCGGCCGACACGGTGTCGCGGATCGTCGAGGACGCGATGGAACGCGGCCACCTCAAGGCCGTCATCATCCGGGTCACCGAGGACGGCCGGGAGGTGCTGACCCGGGCGTTCGGCGAGTCCATGACGGGTGTGCCGGCCACCCCCGCCATGCACTTCCGCAACGGTGCGGTCGCGATCTCCTATGTCGCCACCCTGCTGCTGAAACTGGTCGAGCAGAACACAGTCCACCTCGACGACAAGCTGTCGACCTGGCTGCCCGACACCCCGCACGCCGATCAGGTGACGCTCGGCCAGCTCGCCCAGATGACCTCCGGGTACGCCGACTTCGTGATCGGAAACGAGGAGTTCCAGAAGGCCTACTACGCCAATCCTTTCCGGCAATGGGAACCCGAAGAGCTGCTGAGCTTCGCAACATCCAAGCCGTTGTACTACCCGCCGGGCACCAACTGGAACTATGCCCACACCAATTACGTGCTGCTCGGGTTGGCGCTGGAGAAGGCCACCGGACGCGATATGCCCGACCTGCTCACCGACGAGGTGCTCGGACCGCTGGGGCTGACCAACACCGCCAACTCCTATACCGCCGAGATCCCGACGCCCACGTTGCACGCATTCACCTCGGAGCGCCGGGAATCCCTCGGCATCCCCAGCGGGACAGAGTTTTACGAGGAGTCCACCTACTGGAACCCGTCCTGGACGATCACCAACGGCGCCATTCAGACGACGAACATCCACGATATGGCGGCCACTGCCGCCGCGATCGGTTCCGGCGCGCTGCTGTCCAGCGAGTCCTACCAGAAGATGATCGCGCCGGACCTGCGCGGAAAGACATCGGCCCAGCCGGGCTGCCCCACCTGCGCACCGCAGACCGTGTTCTACACCTACGGGATCGGCATCGTCCGCTCAGGTTACTGGCTGCTGCAGAATCCGTTGTTCGCCGGGCAGGCGGGCGTCGCGGCGTACCTGCCCGCCAAGAAGCTTGCCGTCGCCATCGCGGTCACCTACCTGCCGGAGGCGTTCGATGACGCCGGCAACTACCCCAACGAGGCCGACACGTTGTTCCGCAGGATCGGCGCCGAACTGGCCCCCGAGGACGCTCCCCCGACACCACCGGGCTCGCCCGGGTAGGTTTGTCCGGTGGCGCCGAGAGTCCTGTTCCTCTACAACGATCCGATCGCCCCCGAAGCCATGCTCGGCGAGGCGTTCACCGACGCGGGATATGACGTGAGCACCTTCGAGGTGGTACCGGCGTCGCGCGTCGGTGACCCGGCGTTCGACGTACACTTTCCCGACCCGACGCACTATGACGTCATCGTTCCGCTGGGCGCACGCTGGTCGGTGTACGACGACGCGCTGCGCTCCACCTGGGTCGGCGCGCAGACCCGGATGATGCTCGCCGCCGCGGACGCCGGTGTGCCGACGCTCGGTGTCTGCTTCGGCGGCCAACTACTGGCCCAGGCCTTCGGCGGCAGTGTTCAGCGCTCCGATGCACCCGAAATCGGTTGGTATGAGGTTGAATCCGATCAGCCCGAGCTGATCCCGCCGGGGCCCTGGTTCGAATGGCATTTCGACCGGTGGACCGCCCCGGCGGGCGCCATCGAGGTCGCCCGTACCCAGGGTGCGGCACAGGCTTTCGCGCTCGGCCGGGCGGTGGCCCTGCAGTTCCATCCCGAACTCGACCCCGCCCTGCTCGAACTCTGGCTCGAGGACGACCTGGAGGCCGGGGAGGCCGCCATGATCGGTCGTACCCATGACGAACTGCGTTCGGCCACCGCGCAACTGCACGACGACGCGGCGCGGCGCATCCGGCATCTGGTACACGGATTCCTGGCCTACACAGCCCGTCCGCCGTGCCCCAGTTCGTGAGCCAGCGCGGCCTCGATCTGCGGGCGGCGGAAAGTATGACCACGTCCCTGTAGCTTGGCCGGCACCACCCGCTGATCGGCTTCGGCAAGTTCTTGTGCGCCTTGGGAACCCAGCAGCAGCCGGGGACCGAAGGACGGCACCGGCAACTTCGCCGGGCGGCGCAGCACCCGGCCGAGCGCCGCGGTGTACTCGGTGTTGCGCACCGGTTCCGGCGCCACCGCGTTCACCGGGCCGGTCAGCCGGCTGTCGTAGAGCCCGCGGTG
This region of Mycolicibacterium diernhoferi genomic DNA includes:
- a CDS encoding SCO6745 family protein, with protein sequence MSAADLIETTATAGAAIEQAVAVFMLHPQTYGESVAAGYENPLAGYVAGRGGVLGDATGATVSAAFAVFEPAGLSAMWEEGIAVRGAAGAAEVYWNQAAEFGRKYLADAQGVDRIAALGEKLIAVAPIAASPLFAGWRAMPLAEDAPARALQVMFVLRELRAGLHFNALSLAGVSPIEAHMLNKGPKYAAMFGWPEPYADGADKKDRYEDAERATNRRMAELVDEALDAAEAQELARLTAAALETVKANVPS
- a CDS encoding sensor histidine kinase, producing MVIKNTSWSRSLAGQFLAFQLVVVAIVLIAVAAVSVAQSTSEFREVRGLRMIAVAENMASTPIVRDRYSDPFADEFLAPEVDRAVALSGASLAEILGPDGTVRASSDPARIGAQTDLGPSRADEGRAWFGDAEVDGMHSLIGQVPILSSDGDVLAVASVSEGYPSLWQSLAGAGERLVVYLGLGALLGMAASWLLSRRIKRHTRGLEVAEIAGLADHREALLHSIREGVVAVNPDGVITVLNDSAQDLLGIGADAVGRRADEVGLEQAVVDFLLSQANNPNGNGADENDVVIATRSRVLALNRRAANSQGRRIGTVTTMRDSTELAALQAQLSSHRSVTDTLRAQTHEFANQLHTISGLVQLGEFDAVHELVGTLTRRRAEINDAVTQRVSDPAVAALLIAKTSLAGESGVTLTLDEDSRLRALPPALATDVITVLGNLIDNAVDASVGSASARVTVRIEDTDGLLIAVTDSGPGVPLALRESVFARGVTSKPDGAGGPAEKRGIGLALVRLVTAQHGGHAQIGDAPGGGASFVVRLPASALATGALGAPRA
- a CDS encoding response regulator; protein product: MREVLIVDDDFMVAEIHRRFVERIEGFDPVAVARTGAEALSAAQEHQPDLILLDVYLPDMTGLDVLHRLRAEGDHVGVIMITAARELDTVRGALDGGAADYLIKPFEFAQLQAKLAAFAARADALAADGGADQSMIDALFGGPAAAPTAEALPKGLGAETGRLVLEAVGRAQEVSAAECADLVGISRVSARRYLEHYLAAGLLELRLQYGAGRPERRYRPAG
- a CDS encoding HNH endonuclease signature motif containing protein, with translation MSRDVVQGREAVQHALSDHAASTKALLDADFTVFDTAELLAIQSERELRARADEMIGHRIQAALMDRATAHEIGGKSWVDVLATRMRISRAEAARRVSGAEVLGPRHAIGGEVLEPVLAACAAALADGAICAGHIKVVRAIMKTACGRMTGTELADLEVSLVAAAKTTTPETLEKAAERVLYKLNQDGHGPDVARHKRGITLGPQDADGLVRITGWVDAELAAYLGTAQEVWGRPGVNNPDDAEPQLNPDPNPLEDEPGPACDPEGEEEPAGADSEDDAADEGLADPAGEEPFADADTAEDPDPNHPADFGALADLAAGDTRTRAQRLHDAVKAILRDALMAKSLGQHNGIPVTIVVSTTLAELEAGAGIAVTGTGTLMPMPDLIRLAEQAYHYLVVYRKHTAEPLYLGRTKRLASKAQRLLLYNRDRGCTRPGCTKAACQCQAHHAEPSWNNGGLTDAPTLALGCGPDNRLAEMGWTTSIDHDTGRTHWHPPPLMDTGGDTLNHHFHPEELLPPEEQDDGDR
- a CDS encoding universal stress protein gives rise to the protein MIVIGYTADQFGYAALEHGIAEAKLRDTDLLVINSTSGESYVDSRFAGAGEVHDLEALLEECGVSFELAQPVGVDAAAELLAAMDRPAAQLLVIGIRHRSPVGKLLLGSVAQKLILECPKPVLAVKPSDD
- a CDS encoding tripartite tricarboxylate transporter permease, encoding MENFDWLLQGFAEAATPMNLLYAAIGVLLGTAVGVLPGIGPAMTVALLLPITYNVSPSAAFIMFAGIFYGGMYGGSTTSILLNTPGESSSVITAIEGNKMAKAGRAAQALATAAIGSFIAGAIGTVLLAAFAPAVSRFAVTLGAPSYLAIMLFALVAVTAVLGSSKVRGLISLLLGLAIGIVGIDSLTGQPRATFGVPLLADGIDIVVIAVAVFAVGEALWVAAHLRRRPADVIPVGRPWMGRSDWKRSWKPWLRGTAYGFPFGALPAGGAELPTFLSYITEKKLSKHPEEFGKGAIEGVAGPEAANNASAAGTLVPMLSLGLPTNATAAVMLTAFVSYGIQPGPTLFDKEPLLIWTLIASLFIGNAMLLALNLPLAPLWAKLLRTPRPYLYAGILFFAALGAFAVNLQPLDLLLLLIFGLMGLMMRRFGLPVLPLIIGVILGPRIERQLRQSLQLGGGDWSNLFTEPVAIVTYVLMALLLLAPLVLRLMHRSEETLLIVEDDRDQKEKAANS
- a CDS encoding type 1 glutamine amidotransferase — its product is MAPRVLFLYNDPIAPEAMLGEAFTDAGYDVSTFEVVPASRVGDPAFDVHFPDPTHYDVIVPLGARWSVYDDALRSTWVGAQTRMMLAAADAGVPTLGVCFGGQLLAQAFGGSVQRSDAPEIGWYEVESDQPELIPPGPWFEWHFDRWTAPAGAIEVARTQGAAQAFALGRAVALQFHPELDPALLELWLEDDLEAGEAAMIGRTHDELRSATAQLHDDAARRIRHLVHGFLAYTARPPCPSS
- a CDS encoding serine hydrolase domain-containing protein, translated to MTTATRYALAMLTTLSLLAGCSAADEPQNPARPDSAAADTVSRIVEDAMERGHLKAVIIRVTEDGREVLTRAFGESMTGVPATPAMHFRNGAVAISYVATLLLKLVEQNTVHLDDKLSTWLPDTPHADQVTLGQLAQMTSGYADFVIGNEEFQKAYYANPFRQWEPEELLSFATSKPLYYPPGTNWNYAHTNYVLLGLALEKATGRDMPDLLTDEVLGPLGLTNTANSYTAEIPTPTLHAFTSERRESLGIPSGTEFYEESTYWNPSWTITNGAIQTTNIHDMAATAAAIGSGALLSSESYQKMIAPDLRGKTSAQPGCPTCAPQTVFYTYGIGIVRSGYWLLQNPLFAGQAGVAAYLPAKKLAVAIAVTYLPEAFDDAGNYPNEADTLFRRIGAELAPEDAPPTPPGSPG
- a CDS encoding Bug family tripartite tricarboxylate transporter substrate binding protein, whose translation is MFERRHATRGLLIALIAALLLTGCGVTRGEETGLHRLRMMVPNSPGGGYDLTARTAVKIMEDDEITGRVEVFNVIGAGGTVAMARLMNERGNGDLMMMMGLGVVGAVFTNGSTARASDATALAKMVEEQEGILVPADSPFRTVGDFVAAWKADPTKVTVGGGSNPGGPDHLFPMETAKAVGVDPTKVNFVSYDGGGDLLTALLGNKIAAGTSGLGEYVDQIESGQVRVLAVSGDERVEGVDAPTLREAGIDLTFTNWRGILAPPGISDEDRAAMVKILEELHATDAWKEALVKNGWTDAFLTGPAFEEFLAEQDRRVETTLTDLGLV
- a CDS encoding tripartite tricarboxylate transporter TctB family protein, which translates into the protein MSTEPEVAARVRPDYAQYVVCVVMVAVGAFLLYDALTMPGGYAEVDPVGPRFFPIVIGVGLLVMAVILAIAIPRGSTGEADAGEDVDPDMPSDWRTVGLLIGLFVMLIVLVNPLGWAITSALFFAGCATVLGSRHYLRNIAIGVVLALVSFYAFYSGLGIPLPAGILDGIL